TAGTCTGTGGGCCACAGATGAGCAGCTAGGTCACTTGGAACAGGCagttttttaatataaataaattaaataaatattatgaaacAATATTAAACAAATCAACTTAACCCCACAGCAATTGAGTTTCCTGTGGGATAAGGTCCATAACATTCGGTTAGGTGTATATGTTCATATAAGGCTAGTATTTTTGTAATACTAGACATataatagataaataaatataattatattcttgAATACACAGAAAACAAATAATTGCTATAAGCACACAAATATATGGCCTTACTCCCGAGTCGAACCCGAGCTTTCCAGCCTTGAATACAGGTCCCTACCTACTAGGAGGCGGTTTATATGCATGCATACAGAAGCTGaatgcataaaaaaaaaactttaaagaattatttttaatggcTCCTTTAAGTACCGAGTGGTTAGATTTTACATAatagatgcaccggatattcggttactattcGGTATCCCGCCTATccggcccttattttaatatccgccGGAAATCGGATAgttagtaactttgcttgatttcggagtaaacaaattggatttaaaaCAACGGTCACGGGCATAATCGTAggtatcatatcatatcatatcatttattcCATTGTAGTCATGTTCATTTGTACATTTTGGTCTTAAATTTGGCAAGTAGATACATGATACCCTGCTAGGGTGTACAATATAGGATTTtaacttatacctacataattttaattacgAGAAACATTAAATgtcaaagtaataaataatgataaagTAAGACTAATTCATGCATAAAAGATATTCACATAATCATTAATAATCATAAATCATAGTCGTACTCGTTTATATTaaaacattccactcacttaatgcacgcgcactcatttcgaacatagaaattgtgtccgcgcgaacatccactacgaaacaggtcaaaacctgcagcATGCGcgcctgaaaaaccgaaaaccGAATATTCGACCGATGGTTAGCccgaacatccggtatccggccaaacaactatccgttgcatctctaatttaCTTGTGTAAAACACATTTAAAAGAAATACTAATATAAGTActgtttaataacaaaacttataaactattattaaaattaagtataaactaaataaattaaatctaataaaacaaataaataaataaaactcaccCACCTATCTACCACCTAAGAAATATTATACCAGACAAACTTCACTGCACCCTCATAATAGTGCCAGctcgagctacgcgctacgagcgtaggcGTGGCCGATAACACAgaaaaccgtatgtagcgaaaagcgcctacgaataGAGAATTCGCCTAGGCGGGTCGCAGGCAgagtaacggcccgattcgaactttaagatacgtcaattaatagatttagAAACGATATGAATTTATCTAATtcatgtgacgtttcttcaaacaaaaacgtcacttttgacacgaacacatctaatccatatcgtttctagatctattaattgacgtgtcataaagttcgaatcgggccgttaatgTATTAAATAACAAGAAAGGCTGCTGATTTTGTGGTGTACATAGTTTTGACCTGGATTAACCCTTAATCACCGGAAATCATCCTTTAGAGTAGGGGTTGGAAGTTTGTTTCTAAGTATAATtaattgtaaattaatatttatttagcccCCGAATTCGTCTGCGTATAACTTTTTAATCGTACTAAACTCTGGTCTACCAGCTACAATTTGTGATACAAGTTACTGTAGGAATGCAATCTGTTTTtagggctttaaaaaaaaataacttacaTTTTTTACCGCActagacatttttttaatttggaaaAATGAGGACAAATGTTTTACTCTCCTTTGCtgaataattattattgttgACGAAATTTTACGTAATTACTGATAAGTTACTTATAGACTAGCCtaaagggacccactgattagcagtccgccggacggtatcggcctctCAGTTGTTCgaaaactgtcaaaattttgttctaactgacaggccgataccgtccggcggactgttaatcagtgggccccttaaaatagcgagcgggttcaaaccccggctcgtaccaatgagtttttcggaacttatgtacgaaatatcatctgatatttaccagttgcttttcggtgaaggaaaacatcgtgaggaaaccggactaatcccaataaggcctagtttcccctctgggttggaagttTAGATGACAGTCTTAATATGTTATGGTCAGATTTGTTATTTAGTCACAAGAGGACGTAATGATAGTTTGAAACAGATTAAGGACAAACATAACTTCCTGGCGCAAAAACAGGGCATTTCGGGGGTTTTGTCAtgtattttgtcatttttacgacATCTCACAATAAGTCTACGAATATATTATGCTGAGATGTTATGCTTTATGCTTGTTGTCTTTCCTATCAGCCAAAGATTCAACTCTAGGTACGTAATGTGTAAAACATAATCTTATTAGATTATTACAACAATAACAAATGCATGTTAAAAAGCCGCAataatttggttttattttttcaatttacATAACGACCTCAATGAATGACTGCTCTGGCAAGAGtatccgactaagaagaagatataataattattagtcAAAACATGACAGCATTGGACCTCCTGCATCTCAACCCACCTGATGCCACCAACGTTCAAAATAATCCGATTCTCGCCATCCATGGCGGTTCACGCACACAAACACATAACAATCACAACACGTTTCACAGCCTCACTACGTCACTAATAATCTTAGCAATAGGTCAACCTTTTAACTGAGGCATTTGGTCATTATGGTCAACCCAATGGAGGTTTGGCTGCATGAAGCTGTAGTAAAAATGTAACATAACCTAAACTAGTTTTAGCCCTTTACTAGGAAACCGCGCAACTTTACCAAACACCTCAGATAAAGTAAACCTATACCTTAAGCTCACGACACTCGCGAATGTCGAAGTTCGCGAACGCGCCGCGACGCGACCGCCGGCTTAGGCGGGCGGGTTGGCACTGATCCCTGAACCCCCCACCTGGGTGCACTGCGGTCTGCGCCTTGGGTGTCTATTTGACATGTCTGTCTGTAAACTAACAAAGTTAAGGATTTGGTCAGTAGGTAAGCCAGTTAATACAGCATCTATAGAGGATCAACGCGTGGATGTTTTTCTGTTCTCCGTGCGGAAAGCGTCAACTTTCGACGCGCTGCGCTAAACGAAGTTGCCGTTTTCCGGCTCCGTCTAAGGGCGGTTTCAGACTAGCGTATTTTTACGCGCGTATACGGTCGTTTCGTTCGGCACACGACCGTATACGCGGTTACGCGCGCTACGTTTCGCGCTTCAAAAATCCGGACGCTCGTTTTGGGGTTGGCCCCATGGTAAAAGtttttcagtatgacctatatattcacccctcagagtttGGTCAGAGATAAAATCCTGTCTATAAGTGTTATGGCGTACGGATGTAGTGCACAATTGtgttccttcgtattttctcggaacgttcgtatttgtcatgctacttcagtcaacctcagtactttttgtaccgagactgactgaaataccaCGAACCGTTCGTAcgttttcgtgaaaatacgaaggaaaataattatgcactaagtACTTAGATCTGTACTTAGCTTACATGCTTTTGGTTCTGAACCCCTAGTGTTCATTGGATAGCGTCACAaacgttcgcgtttgcgttatgtccaTTTTTgcatgggattttgaacagcgcgctaagcgggacgttttggaaactcaaaatggCACTCGCAAACgcatacgtcacgtcacgctgtcGAATTAAATGTATACTCGATAACTTATCATTCGACAATGACACACATACGTTTTCTCAAATATCCAGTTGCAAAAGATTATCTATAGATAACATTACTTCACTCTGTCACCTATAAGAGGAAATCCAACTGACATCCGAAAAGATAAAACATGATAAAGAATATCGCATCTCTATCACTTTGTAATAACGTCCATTTTGCAATGGCTCCTTATTCGGTCGAGTTCAAAAACATCTATACAAGCCAACGTACCTAAAATATGTTAACACGACCTTATTATCAGTGTTTTAGATgcgtgtatatatatatatggaacGTTGGCTTGTATAGATGTTTGTAAAATCGATTGTAAAGTGTTCGTTCGTTCATCTTATTGGAATGTCAGTATTGTTTTACTGTTTGTCGCAATATGTTGGGGAGAATAATTCTGGTGGTTTTGGCTGTGGGTAGTTTGGGTGTGACGTCATTGCCCCAGACTTATGAGACGAAGAACTTCAAAGTCGGGATCGAATATGACCGTAAGTACATAGTTTAGtgagtatacagggtgatttttttaaatggggCAGTAAGGACCGGGTGTGGTCTGTAACACGCTCAAATAACTTAACTCCTCAAACGATGACACTCAATACTGAACTTTTAAAAATGATGAAGTATTCTAGACTTCCTATTTATTTGTCAtaagcagtgatcgtacattttccagcatttttagTGCAGCAGAGGGTGCTAACGGAATTGGTaaagataatttcaactgaaatggtaaattaaggttaatattaaagtaattaacgctaattaatcattagggttgaaattatttataccaattccgttaacaccactccgctgcaccgaatcgattcgcgtggtgttaacggaattggtatagataatttcaactgaaatggtaaattaaggttaatatcaacgtaataaacgctaattaattattagggttgaaattatttataccaattccatTAACAACActtcgctgcaccaaaaatgctggaaaatgtacgatcactgcataagtatagttaaatattatcttcaatgtatGCTGTCATTAGTATAATttttgacgttgcttgtcacgctttaaacataacaaaattcgcaatacattacGTCTTGGAATAAAACTTAAAGTGTgttaaaaatcaaaatacaaGTGTTTCAGTTTTTACTTTTTGTTACAGTTAGTTTCAGGAGTACAGcctaagttttaattttttgctcgtgttacaggccacatgTAAGGTATGAGTACGTAACAAACAAAACGATAATGATTAAAAAACCCGACTAAGTACGTTTTTTGCAAAATTAAATCTATGCATAATTTTGCCATCATAAACTatataataaaacataaaatcAAATTAACACCTCATAAACCAAAATCGGCTCAATAGTTTTAACGCTACAAAAATATACCCAGacacataggtacataaattaatacgtacataggtacatttaagTTAACGTTAACTAAAGTTTTAACCTACATGTTACctatgttttaataaataacccTTCCCCTCGTTGGGTTAAAAAAACGCTAATAGACCAAAAAAACCTGCGTCTTTATGGGCCATGCTCAagcatacaaaaaaaataccttaaaattacCTGCGAATGAAGATTAAACTATTACCTTCATATTTTCAGATTCTCTACCAATGGTCGGAGGGTCCGACCGCTACCGCCATCGCAACAATTACGACCCGTTCTTCGTCACTGTCACCGCCACCGCTAAGGTAATTATTCCATTATTACctataatgtttaataatacatctccaataataataaatgatttctgttttcaatatatttttcgCTCTTGGCGTACCTATTACCGCTTGATTGCAGCAGTTTCTTCGAGCTACAATCAGGTAGATATATcgcaaaaatataatatatattgaaTTATTGATCAATACTTATTGTATATTTAACCAGCTGACTTATTGTATATTTAACCAGTTGATTAAGTTGAAATAGGGACAGCAAGAACTATGAAGTCCTAATATAACAATAATAGCgttttgtaatatttaaaactttcgcgcgTTGAACATCACATATCACTTagctcacatttatagacgagtccgtctataaatgtgagctAATATGTAATTGCGTTTTGATTATAACTTAAAGATATAATTAACTACTGATGCTTAGGATGTTTATAAAGGCATTTCACGACGAAATTACTGAACGAGGATGTTTGactttaattttaatgtcaATATCGACTCCATGGTTCATTATAATCTTACAGTGCGATGAAAACTTCGATGCCTACTAATGACTATGGGATTACAAGCTGAAAAGTCAAATCGCGCTTATTTCATACAGTTCTCCGTTCTCTTTCAGAATAACTACGTAATATCCTACCTCGAAGTCTCCGCCACAGTGGACGCACTAGGCGAAGTGGATTTCTGCGTGACATCGGGTTCCACAGGTTCCAGAAGCATGGTGTTCCGACTGTCGTCGAACCGTTCCGAGTTCCTGTCTTATTCGTACCTGGCGTACGGAATACGAGAGGACGAGTACAAAAAGGTGACGGCTGTGTCGTGTGGCGGGTGCTAGGTTAGTTATAGTTAGTTTCGTTTTTGAATACAAAGAAATACATGTTTGATTCAGCAAGCagaaattaacaaaaaaaatcaagttaacTATGACGTTAAAACGACTGTGcttcttttaatttttaacaagcttttattaggtcgacctgtatgtaactaactatgtattggaatctaaggtaactaatttaaccatcttccaaggaccgtagcgtcatgaaaattggcagctgtatgtagttctgatgacaatacaataatatggtactgtcgaactgatctgatgatggagacaggaggtggccataggaactctgtgatgaaacaacgcaacctaattgtgttaggggtttttagaattgtctcgatgagtattagttgtctgtcgtaagaaaagtacagtcagcgataaaagcttgtaccaaaaatgaaatttttgccaaacacTTGTTAACAGACAGAAACGtttgcgaacgatgctattaagcttagaataaatttatccagaggccgtgagttcaagtctcaccaagtcagtaatttttccattttttttactgCACTTCTTTCTTTCTTAGAGTTTTTTGTGgcaaaaaagtaaaaagaacCGGCTAAGAGCTGAGCATGTCGAACCATTAAATTTTGTTAACAGAGCCATCTATGATGATACGCATGAACTAAATACAAACTCATGTTACCTGCAGGAAAGCTTGGGCCAGCGATAGCTGAAAGTCAGCCTATCGGCATTATAATTCAAAGCGTAGTCAATAGATGGCGTTTATTGTCTTAATGTAGGTTTCATTCTTTATTTCGACAACAGATGGCAGTACCAGGTACGATTAGAAATAACCATGAaccaagtaatttttttttcgtttaaaTTCGTCTTTAATTTCGTTTGGAAGAATAACTTTTGTGGCTAATCCTTCTTCTTATTTTACTTATCGTTTATTCATTTAATTGGACTAAGGTCCATTCTCCAGGATTAGttagtgtacctacttatgGAATTTGAAATATTATCTACATTCCCTCATTTACAATCACTAAAAGAGTGCAAAATATTACTTAGTTCCATTGCAGCTAACCttagataaattaaatactgaaatattCAATATTCTTAGTAcacatttgtattgtattgaatATTATATTtctcaccacaccagctggcAAAGGCCCCTCTTGaatgttcaaaaactgataagta
This genomic interval from Cydia splendana chromosome 15, ilCydSple1.2, whole genome shotgun sequence contains the following:
- the LOC134797797 gene encoding uncharacterized protein LOC134797797; protein product: MLGRIILVVLAVGSLGVTSLPQTYETKNFKVGIEYDHSLPMVGGSDRYRHRNNYDPFFVTVTATAKNNYVISYLEVSATVDALGEVDFCVTSGSTGSRSMVFRLSSNRSEFLSYSYLAYGIREDEYKKVTAVSCGGC